Proteins encoded within one genomic window of Actinoplanes octamycinicus:
- a CDS encoding IucA/IucC family protein codes for MPQPTPTADPAQTRAELENLRPDLVERYDAALPGARAAILRRLRLAIEREPLPGAVYADMDPVELTAKLWPGTPFVTEVANSVANLALARANAVRPSLTETDLGRIEQFETDGHPLHPGCRTRAGMTVADVLAYAPEHRPVIRLRRLRVPAERWHGAAQPVLYAHPWQAARLREQYPWLTDAGPTRPMRPLMSLRTVAPVSGGPHLKTAVDVQMTSAVRTVSPAAVHNGPILSAALQRLTADLPIDILAETEAGAVITEHGPDRRLAHLVRRAPRLAPGEQAVPLGIFTNHFLSTVDDPYAWLAQLTDLLFTPLATVLTRGVALEAHGQNTLVVLRDRRPVRILYRDLGGVRVSRELGLDLHGDLLTDDPATLRTKLAAAALGTVAGQLVDAFAAHHGAEPDRLWAIVAAGLRQVPELLTEPLPIKATTAMRLAADPLDDIWTFQPNPMAVHA; via the coding sequence GTGCCGCAGCCGACCCCCACCGCCGACCCGGCCCAGACCCGCGCGGAGCTCGAAAATCTCCGCCCCGACCTGGTCGAACGCTACGACGCGGCACTGCCCGGGGCGCGCGCGGCGATCCTGCGCCGGCTGCGGCTGGCGATCGAGCGTGAGCCGCTGCCCGGCGCCGTCTACGCCGACATGGACCCGGTCGAGCTGACCGCCAAGCTGTGGCCCGGCACCCCCTTCGTCACCGAGGTCGCCAACAGCGTCGCGAACCTCGCCCTGGCCCGGGCCAACGCGGTCCGGCCGTCGCTGACCGAGACCGACCTGGGGCGGATCGAGCAGTTCGAGACCGACGGGCACCCGCTGCACCCAGGCTGCCGCACCCGCGCCGGGATGACCGTCGCCGACGTCCTGGCCTACGCCCCCGAGCACCGCCCGGTGATCCGGCTGCGCCGGTTGCGGGTCCCGGCCGAGCGCTGGCACGGCGCCGCCCAGCCGGTCCTTTACGCCCACCCGTGGCAGGCCGCCCGGCTGCGCGAGCAGTACCCGTGGCTGACCGACGCCGGCCCGACCCGGCCGATGCGGCCGCTGATGTCGCTGCGCACGGTCGCCCCGGTCAGCGGCGGCCCACACCTCAAGACCGCCGTCGACGTACAGATGACCTCCGCGGTCCGCACCGTCTCCCCAGCGGCGGTGCACAACGGGCCGATCCTCTCCGCCGCCCTGCAGCGGCTCACCGCGGACCTGCCGATCGACATCCTCGCCGAGACCGAGGCCGGCGCGGTGATCACCGAGCACGGGCCGGACCGGCGCCTGGCACACCTGGTGCGCCGCGCGCCCCGCCTCGCCCCCGGCGAGCAGGCCGTGCCGCTGGGCATCTTCACCAACCACTTCCTGAGCACGGTCGACGACCCGTACGCCTGGCTCGCCCAGCTCACCGACCTCCTGTTCACCCCGCTCGCCACCGTGCTCACCCGCGGCGTCGCGCTGGAGGCGCACGGGCAGAACACCCTGGTCGTGCTCCGCGACCGCCGCCCGGTCCGGATCCTTTACCGCGACCTGGGCGGCGTCCGGGTCAGCCGCGAGCTGGGCCTCGACCTGCACGGCGACCTGCTCACCGACGACCCGGCCACGCTGCGCACCAAGCTCGCCGCCGCCGCGCTCGGCACCGTCGCCGGCCAGCTCGTCGACGCCTTCGCCGCCCATCACGGCGCCGAACCCGACCGGCTCTGGGCGATCGTCGCCGCCGGCCTGCGCCAGGTCCCCGAGCTGCTCACCGAGCCACTGCCGATCAAGGCGACCACCGCCATGCGCCTCGCCGCCGACCCGCTCGACGACATCTGGACGTTCCAGCCCAACCCGATGGCGGTGCACGCATGA
- a CDS encoding TetR/AcrR family transcriptional regulator, whose amino-acid sequence MVTRRRAETRGRLLDAALQVFAAKGWGQTRIEEVCEAAGYTRGAFYSNFASLDELFFALYDDRADLIAAQVTAALADPDPDFPAVIARVADTLLLDRDWLLIKTDFLLHAARNPEVAGRLAEHRAALRAAIEQRLATMPLELPDVPAAARAVIAAYDGVTVQLLLDGDTDAARTWLTQLLTALLVH is encoded by the coding sequence ATGGTCACCCGCCGACGAGCCGAGACCCGCGGCCGGCTGCTCGACGCCGCCCTGCAAGTGTTCGCCGCCAAGGGCTGGGGCCAGACCCGGATCGAGGAGGTCTGCGAGGCGGCCGGCTACACCCGCGGCGCCTTCTACTCGAACTTCGCCAGCCTCGACGAGCTGTTCTTCGCCCTCTACGACGACCGCGCCGACCTGATCGCCGCCCAGGTCACCGCGGCGCTGGCGGATCCCGACCCGGACTTCCCCGCGGTCATCGCCCGGGTCGCCGACACCCTGCTGCTCGACCGCGACTGGCTGCTGATCAAGACGGACTTCCTGCTGCACGCCGCCCGCAACCCGGAGGTCGCCGGCCGGCTCGCCGAGCACCGCGCCGCTCTCCGGGCCGCGATCGAGCAGCGCCTGGCCACCATGCCGCTGGAACTGCCGGACGTGCCGGCCGCCGCCCGCGCGGTGATCGCCGCCTACGACGGGGTGACCGTCCAATTGCTCCTCGACGGCGACACCGACGCGGCCCGGACCTGGCTGACCCAGCTGCTGACCGCCCTGCTCGTCCACTGA
- a CDS encoding FAD-binding dehydrogenase: protein MDVIVVGAGLAGLAAAHEITSAGKRVILIDQENPANLGGQAWWSFGGLFFVDSPEQRRARISDSVELAWSDWRGSAGFDRLDDEDSWAVKWARAYVEFAAGEKRSWLAGMGLSWLPFAGWAERGDLRAGGHGNSVPRFHITWGTGTGVVEPFAASAHRAAERGLLEFRHRHRVDELIVEAGTVVGVRGKVLADDDSARGVASNRDEIQDFEVRAQAVIVTTGGIGANHDLVRQYWPERLGTAPRTMITGVPAYVDGRMLQIAEDAGARLVNRDRMWHYTEGIRNWDPIWPGHGIRILSAPSPMWFDALGRRLPQPYYPSYDTLGTLRYLRTTPDLAEHDHSWFILTQKMIEKEFALSGSEQNPDITAKDRKAFLKGRIMGKGAPAPVEAFKRHGADFVVAPTIDELVAGMNKLTDTPLLDAAHVRGQIEARDRQLANKVTKDAQVQGIYNSRRYIGDKIGRTSTPHRILDPAAGPLIGVKLHILTRKTLGGIQTDLDSRAIGLDGQVLPGLYAAGEVAGFGGGGVHGYNALEGTFLGGCLFSGRNAGRHAARAL, encoded by the coding sequence GTGGACGTCATCGTGGTGGGCGCGGGGCTGGCCGGCCTGGCCGCCGCTCATGAGATCACCAGCGCCGGGAAACGGGTGATCCTGATCGACCAGGAGAACCCGGCGAACCTCGGCGGCCAGGCCTGGTGGTCGTTCGGCGGGCTGTTCTTCGTCGACAGCCCGGAGCAGCGGCGCGCCCGGATCAGCGACAGCGTCGAGCTGGCCTGGAGCGACTGGCGGGGCAGCGCCGGCTTCGACCGGCTCGACGACGAGGATTCCTGGGCGGTCAAGTGGGCCCGGGCGTACGTCGAATTCGCCGCCGGCGAGAAGCGGTCCTGGCTGGCCGGCATGGGGTTGAGCTGGCTGCCGTTCGCCGGCTGGGCCGAGCGGGGTGACCTGCGCGCGGGCGGGCACGGCAACTCGGTGCCGCGCTTCCACATCACCTGGGGCACCGGCACCGGCGTGGTCGAGCCGTTCGCCGCCTCCGCGCACCGCGCCGCCGAGCGGGGCCTGCTGGAGTTCCGGCACCGGCACCGCGTCGACGAGCTGATCGTCGAGGCCGGCACGGTGGTCGGCGTCCGGGGGAAGGTGCTGGCCGACGACGACAGCGCCCGCGGCGTCGCCTCCAACCGCGACGAGATCCAGGACTTCGAGGTACGCGCGCAGGCCGTGATCGTGACGACCGGCGGCATCGGGGCGAACCACGACCTGGTCCGGCAGTACTGGCCGGAACGGCTCGGCACCGCCCCGCGGACGATGATCACCGGGGTGCCGGCCTACGTGGACGGCCGGATGCTGCAGATCGCCGAAGACGCCGGGGCGCGCCTGGTCAACCGGGACCGGATGTGGCACTACACCGAGGGCATCCGCAACTGGGACCCGATCTGGCCCGGGCACGGCATCCGGATCCTGTCCGCGCCGTCGCCGATGTGGTTCGACGCGCTCGGCCGGCGGCTGCCGCAGCCGTACTATCCGAGCTACGACACCCTGGGGACGCTGCGCTACCTGCGGACCACGCCGGATCTGGCCGAGCACGACCACTCCTGGTTCATCCTCACCCAGAAGATGATCGAGAAGGAGTTCGCGCTGTCCGGGTCGGAGCAGAACCCGGACATCACCGCGAAGGACCGTAAGGCGTTCCTCAAGGGCCGGATCATGGGCAAGGGCGCGCCCGCGCCGGTCGAGGCGTTCAAACGGCACGGGGCCGACTTCGTGGTCGCCCCGACGATCGACGAGCTGGTCGCCGGAATGAACAAGCTGACCGACACGCCGCTGCTGGACGCGGCGCACGTGCGCGGGCAGATCGAGGCCCGCGATCGGCAGTTGGCCAACAAGGTCACCAAGGACGCGCAGGTCCAGGGCATCTACAACTCGCGGCGCTACATCGGCGACAAGATCGGCCGGACGTCCACGCCGCACCGGATCCTGGACCCGGCGGCCGGCCCGCTGATCGGGGTGAAACTGCACATCCTGACCCGCAAGACGCTCGGCGGGATCCAGACCGACCTGGACTCGCGGGCGATCGGCCTGGACGGGCAGGTGCTGCCCGGCCTGTACGCGGCCGGTGAGGTGGCCGGGTTCGGCGGCGGCGGCGTGCACGGGTACAACGCGCTGGAGGGTACGTTCCTCGGCGGTTGCCTGTTCAGCGGCCGCAACGCCGGTCGGCACGCCGCCCGCGCGCTGTGA